Proteins encoded together in one Streptomyces sp. NBC_01216 window:
- a CDS encoding GntR family transcriptional regulator produces MAAQYAISGTTAKGIAASVERGVAEGGLGPGDALPPVRRLADGLGVSPGTVATAYKELRRRGLVVTRGRGGTVVADAPAVASRRPPRVPTGLVDLAGGHPDPAFLPELRPPALVRPAYGSHRAEPRLGALEDLTRAWFARDGVPDEHVTFAHSALDCVARLLSTELRPGDTVAVEDPGFHHLLDLVPALGLRMAPVLVDGEGMVPEALRAALRGGVRAVVCSPRGQCPTGARFTEARRDALTEVLAEFPEVLVVEDDHNADIAGAPAATLAAAGLTRWAQVRTVSKHLGTDLRWAGLACDAATLARHDGRMLMTSGWVSHILQETMAGLLADPEVTALVAGAAAAYTSRRAALVDALAGYGITAAGTTGLNVWVPVRDESAVVNGLRTRGWWVAAGARFRIASAPAVRVTTAALREADAVRLATDFAAVRSESQATYGG; encoded by the coding sequence GTGGCAGCACAATATGCGATCAGCGGGACCACGGCCAAGGGGATTGCCGCGTCCGTCGAACGGGGAGTGGCCGAAGGCGGGCTCGGCCCGGGGGACGCCCTGCCTCCGGTCCGGCGCCTGGCGGACGGGCTCGGCGTCAGTCCGGGCACGGTCGCCACCGCGTACAAGGAACTGCGCCGGCGCGGTCTGGTGGTGACCCGCGGACGCGGCGGGACCGTGGTCGCGGACGCGCCGGCGGTGGCCTCGCGCAGGCCGCCGCGGGTACCGACCGGGCTCGTGGACCTGGCGGGAGGCCATCCCGATCCGGCCTTCCTGCCCGAGCTGCGGCCTCCGGCCCTGGTGCGCCCGGCGTACGGGTCCCATCGCGCCGAGCCGCGACTCGGCGCCCTGGAGGACCTCACCCGTGCCTGGTTCGCACGGGACGGGGTGCCGGACGAGCACGTGACCTTCGCGCACAGCGCGCTCGACTGTGTCGCGCGCCTGCTCTCCACGGAGCTCCGCCCGGGCGACACGGTGGCGGTGGAGGATCCCGGATTCCACCACCTGCTGGATCTGGTTCCGGCGCTCGGACTGCGGATGGCGCCGGTGCTCGTGGACGGCGAGGGAATGGTCCCCGAGGCCCTGCGGGCCGCGCTGCGGGGCGGGGTGCGTGCGGTGGTCTGCAGTCCGCGCGGCCAGTGCCCGACGGGCGCCCGCTTCACCGAGGCCCGGCGGGACGCGCTGACCGAGGTGCTCGCCGAATTCCCGGAGGTCCTCGTCGTCGAGGACGACCACAACGCCGACATCGCCGGAGCGCCGGCCGCCACGCTCGCCGCGGCGGGCCTCACCCGCTGGGCCCAGGTGCGGACCGTGTCCAAACACCTGGGGACCGACCTGCGATGGGCCGGCCTGGCCTGTGACGCCGCGACGCTGGCCCGCCACGACGGGCGGATGCTGATGACGTCCGGCTGGGTCAGCCACATCCTTCAGGAGACGATGGCCGGACTGCTGGCGGACCCGGAGGTGACCGCGCTGGTGGCCGGGGCCGCGGCGGCGTACACGTCCCGGCGTGCGGCGCTCGTCGACGCGCTGGCCGGGTACGGGATCACGGCGGCCGGAACGACCGGACTCAACGTCTGGGTGCCGGTCCGCGACGAGTCGGCCGTGGTCAACGGGCTGCGGACCAGGGGCTGGTGGGTCGCGGCCGGCGCCCGCTTCCGCATCGCGTCCGCACCGGCGGTACGCGTCACCACCGCGGCCCTGCGCGAGGCGGACGCGGTCCGGCTCGCCACGGACTTCGCCGCCGTGCGGAGCGAGTCCCAGGCGACGTACGGCGGATAG
- the ptsP gene encoding phosphoenolpyruvate--protein phosphotransferase, with product METTLRGVGVSHGVAIGEVRHMGTAVLEPPAKGIPAEEAEREQGRARQAVEAVSADLIARGNLAGGEAQHVLEAQAMIAQDPELIADVDRRIAVGSTAERGIYDAFSHYRELLAGAGEYMAGRVADLDDVRNRIVARLLGVPMPGVPDSDEPYVLIARDLAPADTALLDPALVLGFVTEEGGPTSHSAILARALGVPAVVALPGAGEIAEGTMIAVDGSTGEIFVNPGEDKKAELTAAAAERKAALAASSGPGATSDGHKVPLLANVGGPADVPAAVEAGAEGVGLFRTEFLFLDDSRKAPSEEKQTEAYRKVLEAFPEGRVVVRVLDAGADKPLDFLTPADEPNPALGVRGLRTLLDHPEVLRTQLTALAKAAEGLPVYLEVMAPMVADRSDAKAFADACREAGLRAKFGAMVEIPSAALRARSILQEVEFLSLGTNDLAQYTFAADRQVGAVSRLQDPWQPALLDLVALSAEAAKAEGKSCGVCGEAAADPLLACVLTGLGVTSLSMGAASIPYVRATLAKYTLAQCERAAAAARAAESAEEARAAAQAVLSGE from the coding sequence ATGGAGACAACGCTGCGAGGCGTGGGCGTGAGCCACGGGGTGGCCATCGGCGAGGTACGGCACATGGGAACGGCGGTGCTCGAGCCGCCGGCCAAGGGGATTCCCGCCGAGGAGGCGGAGCGCGAACAGGGGCGCGCCCGTCAGGCGGTGGAGGCGGTGTCCGCCGACCTGATCGCGCGGGGCAATCTGGCCGGCGGCGAGGCGCAGCACGTCCTCGAGGCTCAGGCGATGATCGCCCAGGACCCGGAGCTCATCGCCGACGTCGACCGTCGGATCGCGGTCGGCAGCACCGCCGAGCGCGGTATCTACGACGCGTTCTCCCACTACCGCGAGCTGCTCGCGGGAGCGGGTGAGTACATGGCGGGGCGGGTCGCCGACCTGGACGACGTGCGGAACCGGATCGTCGCCCGTCTGCTGGGCGTTCCCATGCCGGGCGTGCCGGACAGCGACGAGCCCTACGTCCTGATCGCGCGGGACCTCGCGCCCGCCGACACGGCGCTGCTCGACCCGGCGCTGGTGCTCGGCTTCGTGACCGAGGAGGGCGGGCCGACCAGCCACAGCGCGATCCTGGCGCGGGCGCTGGGAGTGCCCGCGGTGGTGGCGCTGCCGGGCGCGGGGGAGATCGCCGAGGGCACGATGATCGCGGTGGACGGTTCCACCGGGGAGATCTTCGTGAACCCGGGCGAGGACAAGAAGGCGGAGCTGACCGCGGCGGCCGCCGAGCGGAAGGCCGCACTGGCGGCCTCCAGCGGTCCGGGCGCGACCTCGGACGGGCACAAGGTGCCGCTGCTGGCCAACGTCGGAGGTCCGGCGGACGTGCCGGCGGCGGTCGAGGCCGGTGCCGAGGGCGTGGGCCTGTTCCGCACGGAGTTCCTCTTCCTGGACGACAGCCGTAAGGCACCGTCGGAGGAGAAGCAGACCGAGGCCTACCGCAAGGTGCTGGAGGCGTTCCCCGAGGGCCGCGTGGTCGTGCGGGTGCTGGACGCCGGAGCGGACAAGCCGCTCGACTTCCTGACGCCCGCGGACGAGCCGAACCCGGCGCTGGGTGTGCGCGGACTCCGCACGCTGCTGGACCACCCGGAGGTACTGCGGACGCAGCTGACGGCGCTGGCGAAGGCGGCGGAGGGGCTGCCGGTCTACCTCGAGGTCATGGCTCCGATGGTGGCCGACCGCAGCGACGCGAAGGCGTTCGCCGACGCCTGCCGTGAGGCGGGCCTGCGGGCGAAGTTCGGCGCGATGGTGGAGATCCCGTCCGCGGCCCTGCGGGCGCGTTCGATCCTCCAGGAGGTGGAGTTCCTGTCGCTGGGGACCAACGACCTGGCGCAGTACACCTTCGCCGCCGACCGTCAGGTGGGTGCCGTGTCGCGGCTCCAGGACCCCTGGCAGCCGGCGCTGCTCGACCTGGTGGCGCTGTCCGCCGAGGCCGCCAAGGCCGAGGGCAAGAGCTGCGGTGTCTGTGGTGAGGCCGCCGCCGATCCGCTGCTCGCCTGTGTGCTGACGGGGCTGGGCGTCACCTCCCTGTCGATGGGCGCCGCGTCGATCCCCTATGTGCGGGCGACGCTGGCGAAGTACACGCTGGCGCAGTGCGAGCGCGCGGCCGCGGCCGCGCGTGCGGCGGAGTCGGCCGAGGAGGCCCGGGCCGCCGCGCAGGCGGTGCTCTCCGGGGAGTGA
- a CDS encoding CDP-alcohol phosphatidyltransferase family protein translates to MEVQETRVQTDRVLTIPNILSMARLVGVPLFLWLILRPVFGGPNSDGWALLVLMLSGVSDYLDGKLARRWNQISSLGRLLDPAADRLYIVSTLVGLTWREILPLWLTLALFARELMLLVMVGILRRHGYPPPQVNFLGKAATFNLMYAFPLLLLSDGTGWLSSLAEVFGWAFAGWGTTLYWWAGILYVVQVRRLVKAETATD, encoded by the coding sequence GTGGAGGTCCAGGAGACTCGCGTTCAAACGGACCGGGTCCTCACCATCCCCAACATTCTCAGCATGGCCCGCCTGGTCGGCGTGCCGCTTTTCCTGTGGCTGATTCTCCGCCCCGTGTTCGGCGGCCCCAACAGTGACGGCTGGGCCCTGCTGGTCCTGATGCTGAGTGGCGTGAGCGACTATCTCGACGGGAAGCTCGCCCGGCGCTGGAACCAGATCAGCAGCCTCGGCCGGCTCCTGGACCCGGCCGCCGACCGCCTGTACATCGTCTCCACCCTCGTCGGACTGACCTGGCGCGAGATCCTGCCCCTCTGGCTGACCCTCGCCCTCTTCGCACGCGAGCTGATGCTGCTGGTCATGGTCGGAATCCTCCGACGGCACGGCTACCCCCCGCCCCAGGTGAACTTCCTCGGGAAAGCCGCGACCTTCAACCTGATGTACGCCTTCCCGTTGCTGCTGCTCAGTGACGGAACGGGCTGGCTTTCGTCACTCGCTGAAGTTTTCGGGTGGGCCTTCGCCGGATGGGGTACAACTCTCTATTGGTGGGCAGGGATCCTCTACGTGGTCCAGGTCCGTCGACTCGTGAAGGCGGAAACAGCGACCGACTGA
- a CDS encoding PTS sugar transporter subunit IIA codes for MTTVTSPLAGRAIGLAAVPDPVFSGAMVGPGTAIDPVRETSEAVSPVDGVIVSLHPHAFVVVDDEGHGVLTHLGIDTVQLNGQGFELLVSKGDTVTRGQAVVRWNPTDVEAAGKSPICPVVALEATPDSLSGLVESGDVKAHDALFGWN; via the coding sequence ATGACCACCGTGACTTCGCCGCTCGCCGGACGCGCCATCGGTCTCGCCGCGGTACCCGACCCCGTGTTCTCCGGCGCCATGGTCGGACCGGGCACGGCCATCGATCCCGTACGTGAGACATCGGAGGCGGTGTCTCCGGTCGACGGCGTCATCGTCTCCCTGCACCCGCACGCGTTCGTCGTCGTCGACGACGAGGGGCACGGCGTGCTGACCCACCTGGGGATCGACACCGTCCAGCTGAACGGGCAGGGCTTCGAGCTGCTGGTGAGCAAGGGCGACACCGTCACGCGCGGCCAGGCCGTCGTGCGCTGGAACCCGACCGACGTCGAGGCCGCGGGCAAGTCCCCCATCTGCCCCGTCGTCGCGCTGGAAGCCACCCCCGACTCCCTCTCCGGACTCGTCGAGAGCGGCGACGTGAAGGCCCACGACGCGCTCTTCGGCTGGAACTGA
- a CDS encoding MFS transporter has protein sequence MKRPARWTEWKKRIPGGLDGRRMLVISFIDKCGTGLWNTSIALYFTYVSGLGVAQVGLLIGLSGAAGMAGAPLAGRLADRFPVTRVLIGAQLLRAVALLALLTTDHYGLLILYAAIGALPDRGTNVLTKVYATRVAGPQRVRYQAINRTVGNLGWVFGGLGAAAALAVATSTAYQLLLIGNALSYVVMAALTLRCGEPQSPAASRVAAGPTTPGVPPTRPTSPWRDRTFLLFTGSEAVLCLDDTILQVALPLWIVHATAAPAGLAPLLLVMNSVLVVLFQVPLARFGGSTAAARRLLLPLAVLFAVGTAALAVSALGGRAVAVSALVLAALALTFVEILHAIASWELSVALAPDDAQGAYLGVHGLAVATQRFGGPLLLTGVIATGPLAWLVLGAGLAAMCGGQHRVVARGLEKKSLSVPTVTVSEH, from the coding sequence GTGAAGCGGCCGGCACGCTGGACGGAATGGAAGAAGCGCATCCCCGGGGGCCTCGACGGCCGCCGCATGCTCGTCATCAGCTTCATCGACAAATGCGGCACCGGGCTCTGGAACACCTCCATCGCCCTCTACTTCACCTACGTCTCCGGCCTCGGCGTCGCCCAGGTCGGACTCCTCATCGGTCTCTCCGGCGCCGCAGGCATGGCGGGCGCCCCGCTCGCCGGCCGCCTCGCCGACCGCTTCCCCGTCACCCGGGTCCTCATCGGCGCCCAGCTCCTGCGCGCCGTCGCCCTCCTCGCGCTGCTCACCACCGACCACTACGGCCTGCTCATCCTCTACGCCGCCATCGGCGCCCTCCCCGACCGCGGCACCAACGTCCTCACCAAGGTCTACGCCACCCGCGTCGCCGGCCCCCAACGCGTCCGCTACCAGGCGATCAACCGCACCGTCGGCAACCTCGGCTGGGTTTTCGGCGGACTCGGCGCCGCCGCCGCGCTCGCCGTCGCCACCAGCACCGCCTACCAGCTCCTGCTGATCGGCAACGCCCTGTCGTACGTCGTGATGGCGGCCCTCACGCTGCGCTGCGGCGAACCCCAGTCCCCCGCCGCCTCCCGCGTCGCCGCCGGCCCCACCACCCCCGGCGTCCCGCCCACCCGTCCCACCAGCCCCTGGCGCGACCGCACCTTCCTCCTTTTCACCGGCAGCGAAGCCGTGCTCTGCCTCGACGACACGATCCTCCAGGTGGCCCTCCCGCTCTGGATCGTCCACGCCACCGCGGCCCCGGCCGGCCTGGCCCCGCTGCTCCTCGTCATGAACAGCGTCCTCGTCGTCCTCTTCCAGGTCCCGCTCGCCCGCTTCGGCGGCAGCACCGCCGCCGCGCGCCGCCTCCTCCTCCCGCTCGCCGTCCTCTTCGCCGTCGGTACCGCCGCCCTCGCCGTCTCCGCCCTCGGCGGACGCGCGGTCGCCGTCTCCGCCCTCGTCCTGGCCGCACTCGCCCTCACCTTCGTCGAGATCCTCCACGCCATCGCCTCCTGGGAACTCTCGGTCGCCCTCGCCCCCGACGACGCCCAGGGCGCCTACCTCGGCGTACACGGCCTCGCCGTCGCCACCCAGCGCTTCGGCGGTCCGCTCCTGCTCACCGGCGTGATCGCCACCGGCCCGCTCGCCTGGCTCGTCCTCGGCGCGGGCCTCGCCGCCATGTGCGGCGGGCAGCACCGCGTCGTCGCACGCGGCCTCGAGAAGAAGTCACTGTCAGTGCCGACGGTTACGGTGAGTGAGCACTGA